The window CAGAAAACGCGCCCCGACGCTGTCTATATCCAGAAGCAAAATCCGTTTGGCGGCTAACTGTGGCTGTTTTGTCTGCAAGTAGGCTGGCAGGGGGGCAGTGGCGCTGCGAGCGGTGATGGTAAATGTAAATGTAGACCCCTTGCCCACCGCGCTGCTGGCGGAAATTGCGCCGCCCATCATTTTACACAGCCGCTGGCTGATGACCAGACCCAGGCCGGTGCCGCCATAGCGCCGGGTCGTGGAGGCGTCTCCCTGGCTGAAGGCTTGAAACAGCCGTTCCAACTGCTTCGGGGCAATGCCAATGCCGCTGTCTTGGACTACAAATTGCAAGATACAGCGGTTATTTTGCCGCGCCGAGGCGGTAATGCGCACTACAATTTCGCCGCGCTCGGTGAATTTGATGGCGTTGTTGAGCAGGTTGAGCAGTATCTGGCGCAGACGGACGCTGTCGCCGACGATGGTGTGGGGCACGCTGTTATCTACGTGGCAGGCCAGTTCCAAATTCTTCTGCGCTGCCGATACAGATACAATGTCCAGGGTGGTATTGACACAGGCGCGTATATCAAACGGCCGTGCTTCCAATGTCATTTTATTGGCTTCAATCTTAGAAAAATCCAGGATGTCGTTGATGATTGCCAGCAGCGCTTCGCCGCTGCTCTGGATGATGCCGGTAAATTCGCGCTGTTCTGGCGTCAGCGGCGTGTCTTGCAACTGCGTCGTCATGCCAATGACGCTGTTCATGGGGGTGCGGATTTCATGGCTCATGGTTGCCAGGAAGTCGCTTTTGGCCCGATTGGCTGCCTCGGCGGCAGCGCGGGCCTCTTGCGCTTTTTGGGTGGCAGCGGCCAGTTCGGCCGTGCGCTGCTCTACTTTTTGCTCCAGCGTGCGGCTGTACTCTTCCACACTGCGATACAGGCGCACGTTTTGGATGGCGATGGCCGCAAAATCGGCGATGGTTTTCAGAATGCGCTCGTCTCGTTCGCTGAAAGGCTGGGCCTCTTCGGGATGGATAACGCCTAATACGCCCAGCACGCCGCCGCCTTGCATGATGGGCACGTAGAGCAAGGCTGTTGGCGTTTCGGCGGGATCGAGGGAGGCGTACAGCGTCTGCCCGGTCTGGACAACCCTGGCAACCAGCGATTCGTCGGGGTCTGGTTCGCGCAGCAGGTCTAGTTTGGCGTCGTCAAAGCCGAAGGAGGCTTCCAGGAAGAGGCGGTCGGTGTTGTTATCTACCAGCCAGATGCCGGTTTCAACGGCCGTTGTCAGTGAAATAGCCGCTTCGGTCACCTGGTGCAGCACTTCGTCCAGGTCTAGCTGGGAAGTGATGGCCTGAGCAATTTGCGCCAGGATATTGGCCAGGTCGGGTCGTTTGTCCAGGATGGCCGTCTCGAACAGGGGGCGGTCGTCTATGTGCAGCACCACTTGCAGGTGGCCCAGGGTGATGATGTCATCGTTGAGCAGGCGTTCCGGGCTGCGGCCAATGGTACGGCCGTTGCGCAAAGTGCCGTTGGTGCTGTCCAGGTCCACAATGAACAGGTTGGAGGGCGTGGGGCGCAAGATGGCGTGTCGGCGGGAAACGCCCAGGTTCACGGCGTCGAACTGGTTCAGGTCTATCACTTGTCGCTGGTCGGGATCGCGCCCCAGGATGACTTCGTCGTTGATTTCCAGGCCAATTTCCTGCGTAGGGTCGGCGAGCAGGCTGAGGCGGATGCGCCAGGTGGCCCGTTTGCGGGCTTCTGAGGTATCTATTTGATGAGGGACACGTTGGTAGGTGATATTGACCGGCGGCGAAATCTGGCGGTTATGGAAGACGGCCGTCCGGACCTTTTTGTATGGAAGTTGCATGGTTAAGTCTCTGCCATAAAAGTTCAAGAAGTTTCCTGGCGCTAGATGTAGGACGGTACGGCCGTTTGCGCCATTGGTTAACTCCACTCCTCCAACAGCTCGGCAAGACCGGCGGCTACTTCATCACGCGGCAAATTACCGGCCAAGAGTTCCTGATCACTTTTTTGCTGCAAGCGCCGATAAAAGGCAATGCCCGTCTCGATTGGGCTCGTACTGGTAGGGGCTACCTCTCGCCAGGTAAAGATCATATCCTCAGCCTGGGCATACGCCCCCAGTTGTTCATAATACATCAATAAAGCGGCGTAGGTGGCCTCTGGCCAGATAATGTCTTCGACTTTGGCCCGCAGCGATTCCAGGGTGGGGATGATGGGCGGCAAATCTATCTGTGGGTGGCGCGTTTGCACGGCCAGGAGCAGTTGCAACGCCTTCAGATAGCGGCGATACGCCTGCTCATCCTGCGCTTGCAAACTGCACAAATCACCCTCCTGGCCCAAAACGGTGACGACGGTGAGGCAGTTCTCAATCCAGCCGAGTTCGTCGCGCAGAGATAGCTGGGCAACCAGGTCCTGGCTGTCCAGGCGCAGCAGCGCCTCGCTGCTCAGGCCGGTTGTGCGGCGCAGGGAGCCATTGGTGACAGCGACAGCCTCGGCATAGTCGCGGGTCTGACGAAGTTTGCCTATCTGACTGAGAACGGCCGTCGCCTCTTCAATCAGGCGCATAAAATAATCTCGACGGTACATATATCTGACAACGTGACCAGGTGACATCTGACAAGGTGACAATACTGTCAGATTATGACCTTTGTGAGTAGAGAATACATACTATGGTATGTCATGTCTGGTAAGTTGCAAAAATATTCCGTGTTCCGTGTTCCGTAATCCGTGTTTTGTGGGGCGCTGCCATTGACAAGTGGCAATGGGATATGGATTTCGGTTTACGGCTGCCAGCTTATACCCC of the Candidatus Leptovillus gracilis genome contains:
- a CDS encoding response regulator; translated protein: MQLPYKKVRTAVFHNRQISPPVNITYQRVPHQIDTSEARKRATWRIRLSLLADPTQEIGLEINDEVILGRDPDQRQVIDLNQFDAVNLGVSRRHAILRPTPSNLFIVDLDSTNGTLRNGRTIGRSPERLLNDDIITLGHLQVVLHIDDRPLFETAILDKRPDLANILAQIAQAITSQLDLDEVLHQVTEAAISLTTAVETGIWLVDNNTDRLFLEASFGFDDAKLDLLREPDPDESLVARVVQTGQTLYASLDPAETPTALLYVPIMQGGGVLGVLGVIHPEEAQPFSERDERILKTIADFAAIAIQNVRLYRSVEEYSRTLEQKVEQRTAELAAATQKAQEARAAAEAANRAKSDFLATMSHEIRTPMNSVIGMTTQLQDTPLTPEQREFTGIIQSSGEALLAIINDILDFSKIEANKMTLEARPFDIRACVNTTLDIVSVSAAQKNLELACHVDNSVPHTIVGDSVRLRQILLNLLNNAIKFTERGEIVVRITASARQNNRCILQFVVQDSGIGIAPKQLERLFQAFSQGDASTTRRYGGTGLGLVISQRLCKMMGGAISASSAVGKGSTFTFTITARSATAPLPAYLQTKQPQLAAKRILLLDIDSVGARFLALQLKKWEMQVAHVSRPDEALALLTPSTEFDALLIAHSLPGSDGLAVAQQVRQAMDVQTPPLVLLYPAGRPQPFSGSKVWAAALSRPVNYQQLHAVLTDLFTGGFAAEQRSSAPTEAQFDPNMGRRHPLHILLAEDTPSNQKLMMTVLQRLGYAPDLAENGLQVVARLRQRPYDLVLMDVQMPEMDGLEATQAIRRRLPADRQPRIVALTANTTAEEQAACLAAGMNDYLGKPLRLEALVTVLLACPPRPDEDTAVAARHTPEETAVLNPAALANLNQSIGGDAKFMAEMIHVYLHDAPILIDRLRQAAVRHDAAALRMAAHSLRGNSAEFGATALVNLCRELETMAKSGHLTQSLDLIEKIDAAYQPAAAALQALETGQQ